Proteins co-encoded in one Campylobacter ornithocola genomic window:
- a CDS encoding ShlB/FhaC/HecB family hemolysin secretion/activation protein: protein MKKLLFTTIAISSLVYANNNEGSIIIAKNDIEKVIELSPDKNLPQNKAIKENLKTKDDYEKAQEAKKVLEEKKEQLKEKLRQEEEASNNQTNLTNTSSTNDNTNKKTNNTINSNKEVNTSAKDNTNNTTSKENNTNINTTTNEKTNNTSKENNTNNTNSNNQTNTSNNKANHTTSNTNSNNQTTNTSNINNSTNSTTKPMIKYHFVLTNKNTSFKKLGIKEEDLQSLVSEFNAKRFSLQDLQDISNIIAYYFQVNGYPAATAYIPQQEFDGKNIQINISLGVLGKYIIKNKTTIKDHFIESKLNEKIKGKIISTKLIEDSVYKVNEMYGLNTLAGLQAGENVGETDILIEVEPDTKANVLLYSDNYGIKSAGEYRAGISMGFNSILNMGDYYNFYLQSSDEKQINYGASYTFFLGNLKITPSISQGSYSLGGDYKEVGFSGTSRNFGIDFSYPVWINTNSSLYFTSSIYHKILKDEPFSNIFDDYSIDKHSNVGSMGLEGLFRGFENNTLSYSAKISIGKVNDDGTTIFGDTSKSDGNGFGWFRKLNASLNNYYSINEYITHTLNINYQKVLGNFELDSSESSSLGGAYGVRAYDNGEGDGDNTIVANFGIRINIPNTNFYFTPFYDIGYAWYEKDSGSRLADEHFLDAVGLQILYNKNNAYYIKLDAARALHQYKYDDDHRMKLYLSGGVYF from the coding sequence ATGAAAAAACTCTTATTTACTACTATAGCAATTAGTTCTTTAGTCTATGCTAATAATAATGAAGGTTCTATTATCATAGCTAAAAATGATATAGAAAAGGTTATAGAATTATCCCCTGATAAAAACCTCCCTCAAAACAAAGCCATAAAAGAAAATCTAAAAACCAAAGATGATTATGAAAAAGCCCAAGAAGCTAAAAAGGTTTTAGAAGAAAAAAAAGAACAATTAAAAGAAAAACTAAGACAAGAAGAGGAAGCTAGTAATAATCAAACTAATTTAACTAATACTAGTTCTACTAATGATAATACTAATAAAAAAACTAATAACACTATTAACTCAAATAAAGAAGTTAATACTAGTGCAAAAGATAATACTAATAATACAACTAGTAAAGAAAACAATACTAATATAAATACTACTACTAATGAAAAAACTAACAATACTAGTAAAGAAAATAATACTAATAATACTAATTCAAATAATCAAACCAATACCTCTAATAATAAAGCTAACCATACAACAAGTAACACTAACTCAAACAATCAAACCACTAATACAAGCAATATAAATAATTCTACTAACTCCACTACAAAGCCTATGATTAAATATCACTTTGTTCTTACTAATAAAAACACTAGCTTTAAAAAGCTAGGTATTAAAGAAGAAGATTTACAAAGCTTAGTGAGTGAGTTTAATGCTAAAAGATTTAGCTTGCAAGATTTACAAGATATATCTAATATCATTGCTTATTATTTTCAAGTTAATGGCTATCCTGCAGCAACAGCTTATATTCCTCAACAAGAATTTGATGGAAAAAATATTCAAATTAATATTTCTTTAGGAGTATTAGGCAAATATATAATAAAAAATAAAACTACTATAAAAGATCACTTCATAGAAAGTAAGCTTAATGAAAAAATCAAAGGTAAAATCATCTCTACTAAATTAATAGAAGATAGTGTGTATAAAGTCAATGAAATGTATGGACTAAATACCCTAGCAGGTTTACAAGCAGGAGAGAATGTAGGAGAAACTGATATACTTATAGAAGTAGAACCTGATACTAAGGCTAATGTATTATTATATAGTGATAATTATGGTATTAAGAGTGCAGGAGAATATAGAGCTGGTATTAGTATGGGATTTAATTCTATATTAAATATGGGAGATTATTATAATTTTTACTTACAATCAAGTGATGAAAAACAAATCAACTATGGAGCTAGTTATACTTTCTTTTTAGGAAATTTAAAAATTACTCCAAGTATTTCTCAAGGATCTTATTCTTTAGGTGGAGATTATAAAGAAGTTGGCTTTAGTGGTACTTCTAGAAATTTTGGTATAGACTTTTCTTATCCTGTATGGATAAATACAAATTCATCTTTATACTTTACTTCTAGTATTTATCATAAGATATTAAAAGATGAACCTTTTTCAAATATATTTGATGATTATAGTATAGATAAACATTCTAATGTAGGTAGTATGGGTTTAGAAGGTTTATTTAGAGGCTTTGAAAATAATACCCTAAGTTATAGTGCTAAGATAAGTATAGGTAAAGTTAATGATGATGGCACTACTATATTTGGAGATACATCTAAAAGTGATGGTAATGGCTTTGGTTGGTTTAGAAAACTCAATGCTAGTTTGAATAATTATTATAGTATTAATGAATACATTACTCATACTTTAAATATAAACTATCAAAAGGTATTAGGGAATTTTGAACTAGATTCTTCTGAAAGTTCATCTTTAGGTGGAGCTTATGGAGTAAGAGCTTATGATAATGGAGAAGGTGATGGAGATAATACCATAGTAGCTAACTTTGGTATAAGAATAAATATACCAAATACGAATTTTTATTTTACACCTTTTTATGATATAGGTTATGCTTGGTATGAAAAAGACTCAGGAAGTAGATTAGCAGATGAGCATTTTTTAGATGCAGTGGGTTTACAAATACTTTATAATAAGAATAATGCATATTATATAAAACTTGATGCAGCAAGAGCATTACATCAGTATAAATACGATGATGATCATAGAATGAAATTATATTTAAGTGGTGGGGTGTATTTTTAA
- a CDS encoding filamentous hemagglutinin N-terminal domain-containing protein has protein sequence MKAHHKLSNHIILSGITVSMLFSPLMALPSGGKFTHGTSGTISGPYFDKNTGKNTIDITGKTPNKNSHVIQWGGGFSINKGESVNFKGQGQNYLNIAHGTSKSTIEGVLNAGGNNVFLINPNGVIIEKSGSIINANRFVASTSSMSDNDMKAFANLKSFDDGLSFSPIFKPKPNGGNVVNMGNINAKNITLQGNKVMLSADTSYDNKNNKIKFNQITADDITLKGNEVYVDISTINSKNLTTDAKNKGIAYLSATGYYYNPTKKYNDIVFTTKGIMDKTYNQYISIGSDVDWWHFAKGWNESEEFRTNVLGNTFKLTNDIDFGANCKNGVCTGQNYANYWIDLNNDGQKQANEYTNMIVGYGLENLFNKNFDGQGFTLKNINIDATKLDNKPGSVGIFGYITIRENPISIKNINVDYMGGGIKVDGGISGSPHVGGFVGLAQGGVSFSNISLNNISSINCNTDHCSVGGFVGTQLYSHITKNHDIFSNISLNNIGVIQATSTDDSNVGGFVGNSENGEFNNISIYNLGSIIADDLFPSGSCCTGAGGFGGFFSTSGVKNIYIYFKPGAIIKSNLNDHGKFSGDGGIFNNATNIHIYHHENDLTNATADQYNWNKFNIHTYNDNTQESVYKDFLSKANTIEKPTPPTPPTNPDNPNDSDVVLGSDDVISKEDLNQWLDEIFAGNYWVDIKDLDKIHGLNESIIQSISFLEALYGQEGMKDILEKFHNDYKTAYSKYDKFKNNKAELLAFINEKLKPLVNSINKANENFNKQDYYNQLNELALAYNKYVELINKGLANKNDQAFKDISNELFALIAQAQGETKTIEELIKGFNNLQAQAKDKSNGHFIVEGELSAIKIPYPILASIKDNNNGSGEIDIPDKPIDPVEPPIDNKPDFSLSFEQSSTFNSIGNEAIDDEEEQEEIEEASMNQKGKTCIVSDNYKTMNPCVVGGL, from the coding sequence ATGAAAGCACATCATAAACTCTCAAATCATATCATACTCTCAGGTATAACAGTATCAATGCTTTTTTCTCCACTAATGGCTTTACCTAGTGGAGGTAAATTTACTCATGGGACTAGTGGAACTATATCTGGTCCATACTTTGATAAAAATACTGGTAAAAACACTATTGATATCACAGGTAAAACACCAAATAAAAATAGCCATGTTATCCAATGGGGTGGTGGTTTTAGTATAAATAAGGGTGAAAGTGTAAATTTTAAAGGTCAAGGACAAAACTACCTAAACATTGCTCATGGAACAAGTAAATCTACCATAGAAGGTGTATTAAATGCAGGTGGTAATAATGTCTTTTTAATTAATCCTAATGGGGTTATTATAGAAAAAAGTGGATCTATCATCAATGCTAATCGCTTTGTGGCTTCTACTTCATCTATGAGTGATAATGATATGAAAGCATTTGCTAATTTAAAAAGCTTTGATGACGGTTTAAGCTTTTCCCCTATATTTAAACCAAAACCAAATGGTGGTAATGTAGTTAATATGGGTAATATCAATGCTAAAAACATTACTTTACAAGGTAATAAAGTAATGTTAAGTGCTGATACTAGTTATGATAATAAAAACAATAAGATAAAATTTAATCAAATTACAGCAGATGATATAACTTTAAAAGGTAATGAAGTTTATGTAGATATTTCTACTATAAATTCTAAAAACCTAACTACTGATGCAAAAAATAAAGGAATTGCTTATTTAAGTGCTACAGGATATTACTATAATCCTACAAAAAAATATAATGATATTGTATTTACTACTAAAGGTATAATGGATAAAACATATAATCAATACATTAGCATAGGTTCTGATGTAGACTGGTGGCACTTTGCTAAAGGGTGGAATGAGAGTGAAGAATTTAGAACTAATGTATTAGGTAATACTTTTAAACTTACTAATGATATTGATTTTGGAGCTAATTGTAAAAATGGTGTATGCACTGGTCAAAACTATGCGAACTATTGGATAGACTTAAATAATGATGGACAAAAACAAGCTAATGAATATACTAATATGATAGTTGGTTATGGCTTAGAAAATTTATTCAATAAAAACTTTGATGGACAAGGCTTTACACTTAAAAATATTAATATAGATGCAACTAAACTAGATAATAAGCCTGGTAGTGTAGGTATATTTGGCTATATTACGATAAGAGAAAATCCGATTAGTATTAAAAATATCAATGTTGATTATATGGGTGGAGGGATTAAGGTTGATGGCGGTATTTCTGGAAGTCCGCATGTAGGTGGTTTTGTGGGGTTAGCTCAAGGTGGAGTTTCTTTTTCTAATATTTCTTTAAATAATATAAGTAGTATTAATTGTAATACTGATCATTGTTCTGTAGGTGGTTTTGTGGGGACACAACTATATTCTCATATTACGAAAAATCATGATATTTTTTCTAATATTTCTTTAAATAACATAGGGGTTATACAAGCAACATCTACGGATGATTCAAATGTAGGTGGTTTTGTAGGGAATAGTGAAAACGGAGAATTTAACAATATTTCTATATACAATTTAGGAAGTATAATCGCTGATGATTTATTTCCTTCTGGTTCATGTTGTACAGGTGCAGGTGGCTTTGGTGGATTTTTTAGTACTTCAGGTGTTAAAAATATATACATATATTTTAAACCTGGTGCGATTATTAAATCAAATTTAAATGATCATGGAAAATTTTCTGGAGATGGAGGTATATTCAATAATGCCACCAACATCCACATCTACCACCATGAAAACGATTTAACCAACGCAACTGCTGATCAATATAACTGGAATAAATTCAACATCCACACCTATAATGATAATACTCAAGAAAGTGTTTATAAAGACTTTTTATCTAAGGCAAATACTATAGAAAAACCAACCCCACCAACCCCACCAACCAACCCTGATAACCCAAATGATTCTGATGTTGTTTTAGGTAGTGATGATGTAATTAGCAAAGAAGATTTAAACCAATGGCTTGATGAAATATTTGCAGGAAATTACTGGGTAGATATAAAAGATCTTGATAAAATTCATGGCCTAAATGAAAGTATCATTCAAAGTATATCTTTCTTAGAAGCTTTATATGGTCAAGAAGGTATGAAAGATATATTGGAAAAATTCCATAATGATTATAAAACAGCTTATTCTAAGTATGATAAATTTAAAAACAATAAAGCAGAACTTTTAGCTTTTATCAATGAAAAGTTAAAACCTTTAGTAAATTCAATCAACAAAGCTAATGAGAATTTCAATAAGCAAGATTATTATAATCAACTTAATGAATTAGCCTTAGCTTATAATAAATATGTAGAATTAATCAATAAAGGTTTAGCAAATAAAAACGATCAAGCTTTTAAAGATATTAGCAATGAATTATTTGCTTTAATAGCTCAAGCACAAGGTGAAACTAAAACTATAGAAGAATTAATTAAAGGCTTTAATAATCTACAAGCACAAGCAAAGGATAAATCTAACGGACATTTTATTGTTGAAGGAGAATTATCAGCTATTAAAATACCTTATCCTATTTTAGCTTCTATTAAAGATAATAACAATGGTAGTGGTGAAATAGATATACCAGATAAACCTATTGATCCAGTTGAGCCACCAATAGATAATAAACCAGATTTTTCTTTAAGCTTTGAACAAAGTTCTACTTTTAACTCTATAGGTAATGAAGCCATAGATGATGAGGAAGAACAAGAAGAAATAGAAGAAGCTTCTATGAATCAAAAAGGTAAAACCTGCATAGTAAGTGATAATTATAAAACTATGAATCCTTGTGTGGTTGGAGGATTATAA
- a CDS encoding TlpA family protein disulfide reductase, giving the protein MKFKNIFLICLCIVFFSACFEDNNKNGGKVGLKTPEIVAKNLAGKEVEIADFDNLIILTFVEQGCPSCLKDLPLLEKLANEHSKKMTILAIDSIDKGKEFEKFATKYNYKNIIFLQDELDISWQRFKVFAVPTTFIIKDGIVQDKIIGEKPWSYLKASISSWL; this is encoded by the coding sequence ATGAAATTTAAAAATATTTTTTTAATTTGTTTATGTATAGTTTTTTTTAGTGCTTGTTTTGAAGATAATAATAAAAATGGGGGAAAAGTAGGGTTAAAAACCCCTGAAATTGTTGCAAAAAATTTAGCAGGAAAAGAAGTGGAAATAGCTGATTTTGATAATCTTATCATTTTGACTTTTGTAGAACAAGGCTGTCCTTCTTGCTTAAAAGATTTACCACTTTTGGAAAAATTAGCTAATGAGCATTCTAAAAAAATGACAATTTTAGCCATTGATTCTATAGATAAAGGTAAAGAATTTGAAAAATTTGCTACTAAATATAATTATAAAAACATCATATTCTTGCAAGATGAGTTAGATATATCATGGCAAAGATTTAAAGTTTTTGCGGTTCCAACGACTTTTATAATTAAAGATGGAATAGTTCAAGATAAAATCATAGGAGAGAAACCATGGTCTTACTTAAAAGCATCTATTAGTTCTTGGCTTTAA